From Rhizobium sp. NZLR1, a single genomic window includes:
- a CDS encoding CheR family methyltransferase: protein MSMAAAVETQLPGDRISKRNFDKLARFIYDYSGIKMPPTKLTMLEGRLRRRLRATNHSTFDDYCDFLFDHDGLAQEAVYLIDVVTTNKTDFFREAKHFNYLQTVALPAIANSGVRTIRTWSSACSTGAEPYTMAMVLAEFAESRSDVSYNVLATDLSTDVLQTARRGIYPEDLIAPVPRDLQRKYVLTAKQPGRREVRITPKLRSRVGFARMNLMDEKYPIGEAMNIIFCRNVLIYFDKQTQAGVLNRLCNCLAKGGYMFIGHSESITGFDLPLKQVSNTVFQRI from the coding sequence ATGAGTATGGCAGCAGCGGTGGAAACCCAATTGCCGGGCGACCGGATCAGCAAGCGCAATTTCGACAAGCTTGCCCGGTTCATTTACGACTATAGCGGCATCAAGATGCCGCCGACCAAGCTGACGATGCTCGAAGGGCGGCTGAGGCGCCGCCTTCGTGCGACCAACCATTCGACCTTCGATGATTATTGCGACTTCCTGTTCGATCATGACGGCCTCGCCCAGGAAGCCGTTTACCTGATCGATGTGGTCACAACCAACAAGACCGACTTCTTCCGCGAAGCCAAGCATTTCAACTATCTGCAGACAGTGGCGTTGCCGGCGATCGCCAATAGCGGCGTGCGAACCATCCGCACCTGGAGTTCTGCCTGTTCGACGGGGGCGGAGCCCTATACGATGGCGATGGTGTTGGCCGAATTCGCCGAAAGCCGCAGCGACGTCTCCTACAACGTGCTTGCCACCGACCTTTCCACCGACGTGCTGCAGACGGCGCGCCGAGGCATTTATCCGGAGGATTTGATCGCGCCCGTGCCGCGCGACCTGCAGCGCAAATACGTGCTGACAGCCAAACAGCCGGGTCGGCGGGAGGTGCGCATCACGCCGAAACTGCGCAGCAGGGTGGGTTTTGCCCGCATGAACCTGATGGACGAGAAATACCCGATTGGCGAGGCGATGAACATTATCTTCTGCCGCAACGTGCTAATCTATTTCGACAAGCAGACCCAGGCCGGCGTGCTCAACCGCCTCTGCAACTGCCTGGCGAAGGGCGGCTACATGTTCAT
- a CDS encoding chemotaxis protein CheW gives MIMATTSLEAQFVTFSLGEEIFAVPVEVVREILDYAEAFKIPNGPDYLLGLRDVRGQGVPTIDLRLKLGMAKTVPTPHTRVLVLDVPMESRLLTLGLVADRVFEVTPFRREQIEAAPDIGVRWRSDYIAGVVRRENGFVVIIDLARLLSREDASALQSAA, from the coding sequence ATGATCATGGCCACGACATCTCTGGAAGCGCAATTCGTGACCTTCAGCCTCGGCGAGGAGATCTTCGCCGTGCCGGTAGAGGTGGTACGGGAAATCCTCGACTATGCGGAAGCTTTCAAGATTCCGAATGGTCCCGACTATCTGCTCGGCCTGCGCGATGTGCGCGGGCAGGGCGTGCCGACGATCGATCTTCGATTGAAGCTCGGCATGGCCAAGACCGTGCCGACGCCGCACACACGGGTGCTCGTGCTCGACGTGCCAATGGAAAGCCGGCTGCTGACGCTCGGCCTTGTCGCCGACCGCGTCTTCGAGGTCACGCCGTTCCGGCGCGAGCAGATCGAGGCGGCCCCCGACATCGGCGTGCGCTGGCGCTCGGATTATATTGCCGGCGTCGTTCGCCGCGAAAACGGCTTCGTCGTCATCATCGATCTTGCCCGGTTGCTGTCGCGCGAGGACGCCTCGGCGCTGCAATCGGCCGCCTGA
- a CDS encoding methyl-accepting chemotaxis protein — translation MRITIKLKLAAAFGFVILLLVGSAVYGIISLSSLNDAVGNLISGPAKNLELALEAKAAELNGIRWQKNALLEMDPEVARKNYQNSARSMDEMLAFAASGQQLATADGKPMWDRLIELAKRFTEGSHQVASIQESGDRAAANALSSGEVRALVAELEDVFAALVTQQQKAMTQADDDTESLYGSTKNLLIGIAIAASVIAFAAALWIALGINSGLRKIMNVANAVAIGDLNQKAEIKSNDEIKDLVNTINVMTGNLRNTAEIANQISNGDLTVSPKPLSDKDMLGIALEQMVERLRGVVSDAAAAAENVSAGSQELSSSSEQVSQGASEQAASAEEASASMEEMAANIKQNADNAAQTEKIARQSAKDAEMSGEAVTRAVDAMRTIAQKIGIVQEIARQTDLLALNAAVEAARAGEHGKGFAVVASEVRKLAERSQSAAAEISSMSGDTVKAAQEAGDMLGRLVPDIRKTAELVSEISAACREQDIGASQINEAIQQLDKVTQQNAGASEQMSATSEELASQAEELQASIAFFKVDAAGNHPSRMPAARMTVRSPAPVAGRKPSAKKSAANSISGQQARLKGFALDLSMGGPDDGDAEFKESA, via the coding sequence ATGCGTATTACGATTAAACTTAAGCTCGCAGCCGCATTCGGCTTTGTCATACTGTTGCTGGTGGGCAGCGCGGTATATGGGATCATCAGTCTCAGTTCACTCAACGATGCCGTCGGCAACCTCATCTCGGGTCCCGCAAAGAACCTGGAACTGGCCCTGGAAGCAAAAGCCGCGGAGCTCAATGGCATTCGCTGGCAGAAGAATGCCCTTCTGGAAATGGATCCCGAGGTGGCCAGGAAGAATTATCAGAACTCGGCGAGGAGCATGGATGAAATGCTCGCCTTCGCGGCGAGCGGCCAACAGCTTGCAACTGCTGACGGCAAGCCCATGTGGGATAGGCTGATCGAACTGGCCAAGCGCTTCACCGAAGGCTCCCACCAGGTTGCCTCCATCCAGGAAAGTGGTGACAGAGCAGCGGCCAATGCCCTGTCGTCAGGAGAGGTTCGCGCCCTCGTCGCGGAACTGGAAGACGTCTTCGCGGCGCTCGTTACGCAGCAGCAGAAGGCGATGACGCAGGCCGATGACGACACCGAAAGCCTTTATGGCTCCACCAAGAACCTGCTGATCGGCATCGCTATCGCCGCTTCCGTCATCGCCTTTGCCGCCGCATTGTGGATCGCGCTCGGAATCAACAGCGGCCTGCGCAAGATCATGAACGTTGCCAACGCGGTCGCCATAGGCGACCTGAACCAGAAGGCCGAGATCAAGAGCAACGACGAGATCAAGGATCTCGTCAACACGATCAACGTCATGACGGGTAATCTTCGCAACACCGCAGAGATCGCCAACCAGATTTCGAACGGCGACCTGACGGTGTCGCCCAAACCGCTTTCCGACAAGGATATGCTCGGCATAGCGCTCGAGCAGATGGTCGAGCGCCTGCGCGGCGTGGTCTCCGATGCGGCCGCGGCCGCGGAAAATGTTTCGGCCGGCAGCCAGGAACTGTCTTCGAGCTCCGAGCAGGTTTCGCAGGGCGCGAGCGAACAGGCCGCTTCGGCCGAAGAGGCTTCCGCTTCGATGGAGGAGATGGCCGCCAACATCAAGCAGAACGCCGACAACGCGGCGCAGACCGAAAAGATCGCCCGCCAGTCGGCCAAGGATGCCGAGATGAGCGGCGAAGCGGTGACGCGTGCGGTCGACGCCATGCGCACCATCGCCCAGAAGATCGGCATCGTCCAGGAGATCGCCCGCCAGACCGATCTGCTGGCTCTGAATGCCGCCGTCGAAGCTGCCCGTGCCGGCGAACATGGCAAGGGTTTTGCGGTGGTCGCCTCGGAGGTGCGCAAGCTTGCCGAACGCAGCCAATCGGCGGCCGCCGAAATCAGCTCGATGTCGGGCGATACGGTCAAGGCCGCTCAGGAAGCCGGCGACATGCTCGGTCGGCTGGTCCCCGACATCCGCAAGACGGCCGAGCTGGTCTCCGAGATCAGTGCCGCCTGCCGCGAACAGGATATCGGCGCCTCGCAAATCAACGAAGCGATCCAGCAGCTCGACAAGGTCACGCAGCAGAATGCCGGCGCCTCAGAGCAGATGTCGGCAACCTCCGAGGAGCTCGCCTCCCAGGCCGAAGAACTGCAGGCGTCGATCGCCTTCTTCAAGGTCGATGCCGCTGGCAACCATCCGTCCCGCATGCCGGCTGCCCGTATGACGGTCCGCAGCCCGGCTCCCGTCGCCGGCCGCAAGCCCAGCGCTAAGAAGTCGGCCGCCAACAGCATCTCTGGCCAGCAGGCGCGGCTGAAAGGTTTCGCTCTCGATCTCTCCATGGGCGGTCCCGATGATGGGGACGCCGAATTCAAGGAAAGCGCATGA
- a CDS encoding methyl-accepting chemotaxis protein, producing MRLTIKTKLVTAFTFIILMLMGTAAYGIVSLGSLNDTIGNLIAGPAARLDLAQQINIAQLEAIRQQKNLLTARTADETAGAIAKGNQARKEFTDAFSQVLALATEEGKVRWARIAELSKTFNAADDQIRDYVKAGNAEGANTISVTAARAAANDIDSTLGEILALEKQRMKAADDSADAQYAITRTMMMAVAAFALLIAAITAFWIASTISKGLSRANTVVREVSEGDLTKMADITSRDEIGELLGNVNIMIERLRGVVADALSAADNVSSGSQELSSSSEQVSQGASEQAASAEEASASMEQMAANIKQNADNAAQTEKIARQSAKDAEASGEAVSRAVEAMRTIAQKIGIVQEIARQTDLLALNAAVEAARAGEHGKGFAVVASEVRKLAERSQLAAAEISAMSGNTVTAAQEAGDMLGRLVPDIRKTAELVSEISAACREQDIGAAQINEAIQQLDKVTQQNAGASEQMSATSEELASQAEELQTSIAFFKVDMVGGRRERAPAAKAAVRSRPQPVPRKPGTKSPANTVAGQQARVKGFALDMSMGGPDTADDEFRESA from the coding sequence ATGCGATTGACAATCAAGACAAAACTGGTGACCGCGTTCACCTTCATCATCCTCATGCTGATGGGCACCGCTGCCTACGGCATCGTCAGCCTTGGATCGCTGAACGATACGATCGGCAATCTCATCGCCGGTCCGGCAGCCCGTCTCGACCTGGCGCAGCAAATCAACATCGCCCAGCTCGAGGCCATTCGTCAGCAGAAAAACTTGCTCACCGCCCGCACTGCCGACGAGACGGCCGGTGCGATCGCAAAGGGCAATCAGGCCCGCAAGGAATTCACCGATGCCTTCAGCCAGGTGCTGGCGCTGGCAACGGAAGAAGGCAAGGTTCGCTGGGCGCGCATCGCCGAACTTTCCAAGACATTCAATGCAGCCGACGACCAGATCCGCGACTATGTGAAGGCCGGTAACGCCGAAGGCGCAAATACCATCTCCGTCACGGCAGCCCGGGCCGCCGCCAACGATATCGACTCGACGCTCGGCGAAATCCTGGCACTCGAAAAGCAGCGCATGAAGGCTGCGGACGATAGCGCCGACGCGCAGTATGCGATCACACGCACGATGATGATGGCGGTGGCTGCTTTTGCCCTGTTGATTGCGGCCATTACCGCCTTCTGGATCGCCAGCACGATCAGCAAGGGCCTTAGCCGGGCCAATACCGTGGTTCGCGAAGTGTCGGAAGGCGATCTGACGAAGATGGCCGATATCACCAGCCGCGACGAAATCGGCGAGCTTCTCGGCAACGTCAACATTATGATCGAACGCCTGCGCGGCGTCGTTGCCGATGCCCTGTCGGCCGCCGACAACGTCTCTTCAGGCAGCCAGGAACTGTCTTCGAGCTCCGAGCAGGTGTCGCAGGGCGCCAGCGAACAGGCCGCTTCGGCCGAAGAGGCTTCCGCTTCGATGGAGCAGATGGCCGCCAACATCAAGCAGAACGCCGACAACGCCGCTCAGACCGAGAAGATTGCCCGTCAATCGGCCAAGGACGCGGAAGCCAGCGGCGAAGCCGTCTCCCGCGCCGTCGAAGCCATGCGCACGATCGCCCAGAAAATCGGCATCGTCCAGGAAATCGCCCGCCAGACCGACCTTCTCGCCCTTAATGCTGCTGTGGAAGCAGCACGCGCCGGCGAGCACGGCAAGGGGTTTGCGGTCGTCGCCTCCGAGGTGCGCAAGCTCGCCGAACGCAGCCAATTGGCCGCTGCCGAAATCAGCGCCATGTCGGGCAATACCGTGACGGCCGCTCAGGAAGCCGGCGACATGCTCGGCCGCCTGGTGCCCGACATCCGCAAGACGGCCGAGCTGGTTTCCGAGATCAGTGCCGCCTGCCGCGAACAGGATATCGGGGCTGCCCAGATCAACGAGGCGATTCAGCAGCTCGACAAGGTGACGCAGCAGAATGCCGGTGCCTCCGAGCAGATGTCGGCAACTTCCGAGGAACTAGCCTCGCAGGCCGAGGAGCTGCAGACGTCGATCGCCTTCTTCAAGGTCGATATGGTGGGCGGGCGCCGTGAGCGTGCGCCAGCTGCAAAAGCCGCGGTCCGCAGCCGGCCTCAGCCCGTACCGCGCAAGCCGGGCACCAAGTCACCCGCCAATACGGTCGCCGGTCAGCAGGCCCGCGTGAAGGGATTTGCCCTCGACATGTCGATGGGTGGTCCCGACACGGCCGATGACGAGTTCAGGGAGAGCGCATAG
- a CDS encoding chemotaxis protein CheW: MSATATTAERFDNHWSYAEEVEVLTFDLNGETFALEAVIVQEILDLLPETAVPGSQPFVASVINFRGKVIPLADLRLAFGMEAAEATIDSRIIVIEIDLQGEHTLVGLRTDKVNEVTTLAKTASEAPPSIGMRWRADYINCLVKRGGEFIILPNLQAIFSSRRNAAGAAS; the protein is encoded by the coding sequence ATGAGCGCAACAGCAACGACAGCCGAACGATTTGACAATCACTGGAGCTATGCCGAGGAAGTCGAGGTTCTAACCTTCGATCTCAACGGCGAAACCTTCGCGCTGGAAGCGGTCATCGTCCAGGAGATCCTGGATCTGCTTCCCGAGACTGCGGTGCCAGGCAGCCAGCCCTTCGTTGCCAGCGTCATCAACTTTCGAGGCAAGGTCATTCCGCTCGCTGATCTGCGTCTCGCCTTCGGGATGGAAGCCGCAGAGGCGACGATCGACAGCCGCATCATCGTCATCGAGATCGATCTGCAAGGCGAGCACACGCTCGTCGGCCTCAGGACCGACAAGGTGAACGAGGTGACGACGCTTGCAAAGACCGCGAGCGAAGCGCCGCCGAGCATCGGCATGCGCTGGCGCGCCGACTATATCAACTGCCTGGTGAAGAGGGGCGGAGAATTCATCATTCTCCCGAATCTGCAGGCGATTTTTTCATCGAGGCGCAATGCGGCGGGAGCCGCCAGCTGA